One Scophthalmus maximus strain ysfricsl-2021 chromosome 7, ASM2237912v1, whole genome shotgun sequence genomic window, ATGACATAATCTCAGGTGGATCGTGTGTTGAGAGGAACAAATATAATAGTATGCCATCATCTGCATTTTCTCTCACTAAATGTCAATCAGTGTCACCCTAAGAGGTGGcatattttcttcctttgtaGGAAAGAAAGACAATAGTTTAGACACAGACGAAATGATGCAACAGTCTGTGTATAAAGGGCCATAATCAAATACCGAGTACATCTACAATGTCAGCGTGTCACTTAACTGTGACTCTGCATAAGAAATCAaagcgtgtttgttttttacaagaGAGGTACATTTTCGGAAGTGATATGCGGATCACTCATTCCTGGCCAATGGTGTCGAGCCACGATTTTCGGGCATCGACATATGTTGAGGAATGTGATTGGACAACGTGTGCCCTTGGTCACGCTCCGATTGGCGGAGGGTTGTGCGTGGTACCCAGCCATTGGCCGCTCGTCACGGGTTCAACAGAGTGGGCTCTTTCGGTGGGAGAGGCAGGTTGTCAGTGTCTGGTGTAAAGGCAGAGCTGCGTGCACTGGTCCCCGGCTTTTGTCTCAGCAGCGGAACACTCACGTCGTCGTGCGTCTCAAAATGAAACGAGTTTGGCTGATCGGTGTCCTTTGCGCACTCTTAGCCTTTGGTGAGTATCGGGTGGATTTGCTATCTCGTTTCACCCTTTTATTGAGAATTATGAAATTACCCCAGCGTTGTAGCTAACAGGGTTAGCTAGAAAGCTAATGCTAAATTTGTAATAATCCCTCGTCTCTGCTCATTCGCGACTACAGCCTCGATAGATTCGCGTTTTCCAAGTTAAATTTTTCTCCCACGTGTTCATATTTTAGTCTGCTTGCTTTATTCGTCTGTTACTCATTTCGCAGAGAAACGCCCGCATCCGTTTTTCCTAATTGCCTTTCTAGAAGTTTCTATCAGAGACACATGTATGTGTTAGCTGCCTGTCTAGCTAACATCCCTATGAAAAGGCACATCCATAGTCTAGCTTCTGAAAGCTGACCTCCCTAAGATTGCACCTTACCCGTGTAGTGAGTTTGAACATGTCTTTCATTCTTAATAATAAGACCTTGAATCCAAAATATTTCTCCTGCTATACCTGCAACAGTTACTGATGctgaaatatgatttatttttaataaacctAAATCAACGTTTTGTCCCCCGGCAGCTGCTGTGAAGGCAGAAGATGAGCTGGACGTGGACGGTACAGTCGAGGACGACCTGGGTAAAAGCAGGGATGGCTCCAGGACAGATGATGAGGCGGTGCAGAGGTGGGTGTCGCTTTGAATATCTCTCCTGTCTTCGTCAGAGCAGGTCAACGGAACCTTAAGTTAACAACACAAGGTCAGCGTGACCATGCTTGTGCACACAAACGCTCACAGCAACCTTGGAATTGTCGGTGGTGGAAGAGCTTTGCAGGATTTACTTCACATCCTCGATTAAGACTGGGGAAGctggccttttttcttcttttaaaaaaaaaccaaaaacatggaTACTGATTCCTAGAGGGGAGAGAAGatttgcatgtttgttgacAGCTATGATTTCATTTGCTCTACCTGTGAGTTCacctgtgtgtactgtacatctttcccctcagagaggaggaggctaTCCAGCTAGATGGGCTGAATGCAGCTCAGATCAAGGAACTGAGAGAAAAGTCAGAAAAACATGTCTTTCAGGCTGAAGTCAACCGTATGATGAAGCTCATTATCAACTCCCTCTACAAGAACAAGGAGGTGAGCAGGAAAAAACACTATTTTGAAGCACCTCCGGTAACATTGCAAGATGACTTCTTTACTTGTATGGTACAGTAAAggttaaaataatttttggtCTCTCTGTTTCAGATCTTCCTTAGGGAGCTCATTTCCAATGCCTCAGATGCTCTGGATAAGATCCGCTTGTTGTCTCTAACCAATGAAGAGGCAATGGCTGCCAATGAAGAGCTGACCATCAAAATTAAAGTGTGTAcaagaaatgggggggggggggggttgcatttactgtatgttgcagTCTTTATTGTTATAATAGTTATTTCTCTGTTGGTAACTCACTTGTGCTGTTCCAATCCCCAGTCTGATAAAGAGAAGAACATGCTCCACATCACTGATACTGGTGTTGGAATGACCAAGGAGGACCTGGTGAAGAATTTGGGCACCATTGCCAAATCCGGCACCAGCGAGTTCCTCAACAAGATGACGGAGATGCAGACTGAGGGACAGGCTGAGGGACACTCTACGTCAGAGCTGATTGGCCAGTTTGGTGTGGGTTTCTACTCTGCTTTCCTCGTTGCAGACAAAGTCATTGTGACATCAAAGCACAACAATGGCACGCAGCACATCTGGGAGTCTGACTCTAATCAGTTCTCTGTCATCGAGGACCCACGAGGGGACACACTGGGCAGAGGAACCACCATCTCGTAGGTTCACAAGTAGTTTTTCCATCGCTAAACATCTCCTGCACCAGTTTccgttttcttttaatttttttatgacatcATGACTGCTGTTAGTCTGCTATTTACACTCTTCTCTTCTACCCTCTTCTATCTCCAAAACTAAGAAGAATACATTTATATAGTAACTGGAGttactatatattatatagtatGTGTCAACACATCACAATTTATCAGCAATTAATAGAGGGTGTAGCAACTGTAACAGCTTCTCAAATAGACTTTGAATACTGTTCTAGTCTCAAATGTAGGAATAATATAGACTGTGAAATAAAATCCTCCTTGTCTTTTTCTAACCTCAGGCTGGTCCTGAAAGAGGAGGCCTCAGACTATCTGGAGCTGGAGACCATCAAGAACCTCGTCAGGAAATACTCTCAGTTCATCAACTTCCCCATCTACGTTTGGGCCAGCAAGGTGATTACTAATGACACCTTCTTCCCCCCTTTGAGTCAGACTCATTCCTCTGTAACGTTCTATCATTAAATTTACAAATATGGATACCAAGACATGACGgtgacattttctcttcctctcaacATGCCAGACTGAGACAGTTGAGGAGCCCATTGACGAAGACgctgaggcagcagaggaaccagagaaGGAAGCAGCTGAAGACGAGGCTGAggtagaagaagaggaggaggacaaagacaagCCAAAGACAAAGAAGGTAGGAAGTACATGAAGGGGTGGATGACATGGAGAGAATTGATCGGTTTCATTGAATCAAATTAGGGTAAAGTTGCGTCAtttgttaaatgtgttttatcatttttgttgtaGGTTGAGAAGACCGTGTGGGACTGGGAACTGATGAATGATATCAAGCCCATCTGGCAGAGACCAGCTAAAGAGGTTGAGGAGGACGAATACAAGGCTTTCTACAAGACATTCTCCAAGGTAGATGCCTCAACAGTAACGCTTCTGTCAAAcatcaaatataatatttcaaactAACGGTATGTTCCTCAACAGGACAGTGACGACCCCCTGTCCCACATCCACTTCACAGCTGAGGGTGAGGTGACTTTCAGGTCCATCCTTTTCGTGCCCACCTCAGCTCCCCGCGGCCTGTTTGACGAGTACGGCTCCAAGAAGAACGACTACATCAAGGTATGTGGCTCGAACAATGTTCAGTTTTCATTGTAAGGGATCTGATATGCTTACAGAATGATATTCAGGAATCTTGACTCTACtccattatatttatatagcacaatTTATACGAGCATGTAgccaacaataaaacaatagaaTTATATATTAAAGTCAGAAATATAAAACAGATACCAATAATATTAACATGTGGGATAGAAAGTTCATATAAAAACCAATGATTAATATTTAGGACTGAAGCAAAAGCTATAATATTACTCCAAGTTAATAATTAGCTCCCTCAGCTCAGTctctaaataaatgtttatttctgtctCAGCTGTTTGTCAGGAGAGTTTTCATCACGGACGACTTCAACGACATGATGCCCAAGTACCTGAACTTCGTCAAGGGAGTGGTAAGTGATTTCCAATTCTAGTTATGACGGAGCCAGGTGCTATCATGGCCTGTTCAGAATTTAATGTAATGGCACCAGCATTGTGATTAatgtaaattcattttcataggTTGACTCCGATGACCTCCCCTTGAATGTGTCCAGAGagactctgcagcagcacaaactgCTCAAGGTGAGTTTCATAGCAAATATGAATTAACCAAAATACTTATTTGTAAATGTCACATTACAATGTATTGTACATGGGCTGTTTATTCAGATCTAGaaagcatttttaaaagcaaaggCATTGTAAATTCAAAATGGTGCAGGAAAGCAACCTTATTGATACATcatctttcaaataaaaagagaaaatacttAACAGGATttagaaagggaaagagaacaaaataagtggacaaaaaataatgtggaaaagtggaaaaattAAATGCCAATgaatccttccttcctttgtccCTGTTCAGGTTATACGTAAGAAACTGGTGCGTAAGACTTTGGACATGATCAAGAAGATCGCAGAGGAACACTACAATGATAAGTTCTGGAAGGAGTTTGGAACCAACATCAAGCTGGGTGTCATTGAGGATCACTCCAACAGGACCCGTCTGGCCAAGCTCCTGCGCTTCCAGACCTCCAACAGTGACACGACTGTGGCTAGTCTGGAGCAGTATGTGGAGCGCATGAAGGAGAAGCAGGACAAGATCTACTTCATGGCTGGTACCAGCAGGAAGGAGGTGAGTCGGTGGTTTGAATGACCGTAAGTGCACCGTTTTTTCTTGAGATGTGATTAAATGACGTGTTGGAATCATTCCTCTGCAGGCTGAGTCTTCTCCCTTCGTTGAGAGGCTGCTGAAGAAGGGCTATGAGGTGATCTACCTGACAGAGCCTGTGGATGAGTACTGCATCCAGGCACTGCCCGAGTTTGATGGGAAACGTTTCCAGAACGTGGCAAAGGAGGGCGTGAAATTTGACGAGAGTGACAAGGCCAAGGAAAGTAGGGAGGTCCTCGAGAAGGAGTATGAACCTCTTACCACTTGGCTGAAGGACAAGGCCCTGAAGGACAAGGTAGAGagacagttatttttttaaatttcagacaTGGGGGGGTTATGTCTGTTCATCATGATTTCATATGAGGCCGTCTTTCCCCACAGATTGAGAAGGCCATCATCAGTCAGAGGCTGACTAAATCACCCTGCGCGCTGGTTGCCAGCCAGTACGGCTGGtcaggaaacatggagaggatcATGAAGGCGCAAGCTTACCAGACAGGGAAAGACATTTCCACAAAGTGAGTAGTGATGATATTTGCTTTCGTAAAATGttcattctatttttttaacagttgtaAAATCCAAATGTAGAACGGGTTGTGCGGCCCAACAGTTGAGCTTGTATTACAATGCCTCTCTTTCATCCTTAGCTACTACGCCAGTCAGAAGAAAACGTTAGAAATCAACCCCAAACACCCTCTCATCAAGCAGATTCTCAACACAGTCAGTGTAAGTCTGACCGCTAACCCTTCTCTATATTTGTATTTCCATATTATGTGATTTATAATATGTTGATTTTAAAGAGAAGCATGCAAAAAAGTTATGCAATATAGTTTTTtgacaattttaaaaatgggaACACGGTAGTTGtatttatgatttttaataTGATGATGGCTCCTATTAATATGCATTCATTAGTTCCAATTTGTTGCATTATCTTCAAACCCATCTCTGCAGAAAACCAATagagtttgttcttttttaaaaaatattttttccctgtCCTCAGAATGACGCTGAGGACCAGACTGCGGCAGATCTGGCCATGGTTTTGTTTGAGACAGCCACGCTGCGCTCAGGCTACCAGCTGACTGACACAAAGGCTTATGGAGAAAGGATAGAGCGCATGCTTCGACTCAGCATGAACGTACCTCTGGACGAACAGGCGAGTGAATGTCGGCTGCCACGTACTATATTACTGTGCATAGTCATATCTCCTCCTCCAAGCCAGTGAACACATTCTTATGCCTGACTTGATTGagcagtgtttatttttcattggatataattccacttttttttgttaaaaatatgtCTCTGTTCTCCAGATTGACGAAGAACCAGAGGAGGAGCcggaagaggagccagaggaagaGCCAGCAGAGGACGAGGTGGAAGATAatgaagcaaaagaagaaattgtagatgaggaagatgatgaagaatcGGTAAGAACACTTAAGTTATGGCATGTTAAGGATGTAAAAAAATCAGATGATGGAATGTTTATTCATCATGTTGATTT contains:
- the hsp90b1 gene encoding endoplasmin, whose translation is MKRVWLIGVLCALLAFAAVKAEDELDVDGTVEDDLGKSRDGSRTDDEAVQREEEAIQLDGLNAAQIKELREKSEKHVFQAEVNRMMKLIINSLYKNKEIFLRELISNASDALDKIRLLSLTNEEAMAANEELTIKIKSDKEKNMLHITDTGVGMTKEDLVKNLGTIAKSGTSEFLNKMTEMQTEGQAEGHSTSELIGQFGVGFYSAFLVADKVIVTSKHNNGTQHIWESDSNQFSVIEDPRGDTLGRGTTISLVLKEEASDYLELETIKNLVRKYSQFINFPIYVWASKTETVEEPIDEDAEAAEEPEKEAAEDEAEVEEEEEDKDKPKTKKVEKTVWDWELMNDIKPIWQRPAKEVEEDEYKAFYKTFSKDSDDPLSHIHFTAEGEVTFRSILFVPTSAPRGLFDEYGSKKNDYIKLFVRRVFITDDFNDMMPKYLNFVKGVVDSDDLPLNVSRETLQQHKLLKVIRKKLVRKTLDMIKKIAEEHYNDKFWKEFGTNIKLGVIEDHSNRTRLAKLLRFQTSNSDTTVASLEQYVERMKEKQDKIYFMAGTSRKEAESSPFVERLLKKGYEVIYLTEPVDEYCIQALPEFDGKRFQNVAKEGVKFDESDKAKESREVLEKEYEPLTTWLKDKALKDKIEKAIISQRLTKSPCALVASQYGWSGNMERIMKAQAYQTGKDISTNYYASQKKTLEINPKHPLIKQILNTVSNDAEDQTAADLAMVLFETATLRSGYQLTDTKAYGERIERMLRLSMNVPLDEQIDEEPEEEPEEEPEEEPAEDEVEDNEAKEEIVDEEDDEESTKTDKDEL